Below is a genomic region from Fundulus heteroclitus isolate FHET01 chromosome 5, MU-UCD_Fhet_4.1, whole genome shotgun sequence.
ataataaaatgccATGTCCTCGCACTGATTTTATCGGTTAATTTATTCTTTAACTGTGTTGAATGTGTTGAACCTGACTTCATCAATGAATAATTGTTTCTGGTTAATCAAGCatcactatgaaattgtattgcaCGTGTTGTGGCTGGAATTGAtcagtcagatctggcaacactgagTAAAGCGCTGTGTCCATTCAATGAACTCAAAAGTCAGGCGTAAGCGTAGCACTGTGACAAACATGAGCAccggtgtcaggctgaacactgactggaGTAGACATTCATACTAGGAGAGGAACTACCGCAGCTAAGGAGCACAAGGACCAGAGCAAAGCAGCGTTCTCCTATGCCTGCAAGAAACCCAAGTCTCCTCAGCTTGTCTTTTTTGCGTTTtactgcttggttctgctccttgtgcttcTTCTAGCTGCCGTAGCTAACCCTCGTAGCATGAATCTTTACTCCAGTGTGGACTTCGGTGCTGACGTTCCAATGGAGAAAGATTTTCTTGTACTGAAAAAGCCGACCGTCTTAATGCTAACTTCCAGGATGGAAAACAAAAGTGTTAATGGTGCATCATTTAACTCACGCGTGTCCCTTCTCTTCtagctgaaaaatgcaagagccGATGGAGGAATCTCCGCGACGtgtttgtcaaaaaaaacaGGAGCGTTCAACCCCCACGTGGATCCGCCAAGGTGGCCCAAAAGGAGTGGAAGTTCCAGGGCATCATGTCCTTTTTGCTGCCGTACGTGCAGCCAAGGCCGTAAGCAAACCGTTTTATTTCCACCGCACGcagtagggttgggaattgaaaagattttcacgattccgattcccgtatcgattctgtgaaacaattcgattctcttatcgattctcttatcgattctcttatcgattccaatttggggaaattattttaacctctgaaacaaaaatagatatggtattaagcatttaaatttaaagtaatactaatgtaacattttagagacataaaaagacaacaaataagcattaaagtacggttctgcaatgttatgagtataaaactcatattttgaaccaatctctgctcaaaatggtgatctgcaccgcctaatctactttcagccgttatcatcagttattgcagccgtaaactgcagaaaatacgggcagagcggctgtttctgagttttctctctgcacctgtcaggatgagctgcagtgcgttatgaggcggagggatattagTTTATTAGTTTCAGCGTCACTTaatttagagcccaaacaagcgacttcactttcagaaacaagcccaaaaaaactgcaacccacaactcatgaaatttacaagcgactttagaagaaataaaaccaaagtcgcataaaataacTGGGCTTTGCAACAGTGAGCACCCTTTCAGAGTGTGTCATATCACTCTGCCGCTCTGGTCGGTACACAAATGttccggcaaattctacattataaaaaagaaaaacctaccgaaaagtctcgctcttgtgtcatcttgaagacattcttcttcgaaatgttggctacagacgacgtttttttctctctggccagaagttcaatggcaagttggcaatccaacaaaagagcctgtggtggatcatgaatcggaaaggtgaaaaaaatgtttttatttcacttttacccgatgtattggaacatccaactgccatgcacgtgggcattgttgcttcaacgaTAGCTCTCATGCATTttaatggtgaagtcctctggaaattcgaaataattgttgttgtagagcgcagtgccttACCGCGACATTacatcacaggatgtgatgtcgggcaataatggccgcccccatacccagtgatccagacgacaatttatgcttttattttcttattgattaacgcttaattcattaaatcaccacgaacGTATTAGTTATAGGTAAAGccaatgatccactgatttttccttgttgaccggactttcGATTGCTTTACCCGATGGGGCgccattttttaatttatttttttgcttactgAATGCCGAGTGCttaacttgcgtaaaaaacgtgacgtaagTGGTGCTGCCCGGCTCTGGTGCTGCTtggaatcgataagagaatcgttaagcgagctgccaaacggtgccatggaACTGGAACACACGGAAaaggttctgaacaggaaccggttttcgattcccatccctaacCTATAACCTATAGTGAACCCATACTCACAGTTGTCCTGTTTTAAAGAACCGCCTCTTTTGTTGCAGCTCAAACGGCAGCCTTTGTCCCAAACCTACAGAAGATTTAGACCGCGAGGGAACCGACGCGGAGGAGCGACCCAGCGGCACGTCGACGCCGTCGACCTCGACGGAGGCCGAAGTGATGTCGCCCAGCCCCGCGGCGCcccctgcaaaaaaaacagccaaaaaacgGAAAGGCGCGGTCACGCCGGTGGAGGAGCGCATACTGTCCATCCTGGAAAACTTAACCTCGACAAACACAGACGACGAGTCCTACTACTTTGCGCTCAGCACGGTGCCCATGCTGTCAAAATTAAGTTGCCACAAAAAGCGCCGCGCCAAGAGGGCCATCTTGCAAATTTTAGAAGAGCTCATGGACGAGCCGGACGCACAACAGACAGACGGCCCGGCGTCGACGTGGGGACACAACTACCCGGCCCATTTAAGTTCCCCAACGTCCCCCGTTATAAAAGTGGAGGACTTTCACAGCAGCTGAGACATGGCCAGACACGGTCTTGTGAGCGAGTTTGCCCTGAAAGCAGACCGCGAGACGCAAGAAGAGGTCTCCAAACACCCTAAAATGTCATCGTGGGACCTACAGCTGACTCTGCCAACCGTTGAGATGAAAGTACAGCGAGGAAGAGGCAGCGCAAGGGGAACTTCCAGGGGAGGTGTGCTAAACCAGCGTTttccagagataaaaaaaaaaacagtttgtgatTGTAGGAGATGATCCAGGACTTATggatctgtttcttttttttgttttgttttttttggacagaTCAGACTAAAACTAAGTGTCCAGGAGGGAGAGCAGGTTTGGTATAAACCAAACAGCAGTCTAGGAAAAGAGCCTGATaccaactgtgaagcatggaggtgggAGTGTCAGGGTTTGGGACGGCTTTACCGCTTAACGGCAAAAAGCGTCGAAGCACTTCCTGTAGCCACCCGTCAGTCGCTGTTGGTCTGAGGAAGGTTTATTCGACTCCTCGCCTTCTGCTGCCGGTTCACGTTACCCCGCGCTATTGCAGAGTTCACGGTCTTCCGTTTCTTGACTTTCAGCCAGCCCTTGATAGATTTACTGGTTTTATCTGGGTCGTTTTCATGTTGCTGTGTCCAGATCTGCTTcagtttcaacatttttacagaTGGTGCCCCGTCTTTCTCAAACACCCTCTGACATACGGTGCAATTTCGTGATGGTGGCGTCCTACTTTAGGCAGGGTCAGGTAGGGACGCCCTGTCAGGTGACTGGCTCTCTGTCTGGGCTGTTGCAGGAATGGATCCGCTGGTTGGAGTGCAGAAGAGAGGAAAAGCAGCTCGTTTGCCATGATTATTCCTCCGGAGTTTGGTTTTACTATGTTGGTTTCATATAGTTTGGTTGATATTGTTAATATAATTTGActttacaatatatatatatatatatatatatttttatgaattcttattaaataccttttttttttttgttccttttcctcttttttgtcaTGATCCCTGAGCCAGGTAGCGACAAAATGGCGGCTCATCGACTTCTAGTTTTTGTGACACTGTTAAATTGGCCAGTGTTTGAGTTTTTGCTCGTCGCTGCTCTGTTGTGACTGCTGTAATTTGAATTCTAGGAGAACTTTGCAGCGGTTTCTGGAGTAGCGTGCTTCTGTCGAAACCGACCACCTGCTTTCTTTAATTGATTGCTGTAGTGAAAGCGCGTCACCTGTTAGAGTTCATGCGTAATTTGCGCATCTCCGTTCCGGCGGGCTTTGGATCAGGAAGGAGGTTTTGGGTTAAAATCTCACGATACATGGCGCCGATTATTTTTCCTGTAACACGGATCAGTCGTTCCTGCCTCCTTTGCAGAAAAACGGCCCCACAGCGTGATGTTTCCACCCCCATCCTTCACAGCAGGTGTGGTGTTCTTGAGATGCAACTcggcattcttcttcctccaaCCACGACAAGTTAAGTTTGtgtcaaaagttttattttggtgCCATCTGACTACATGATACTCTCCTAAACCTCTTCTGGATCATCCATATGCCCCAAACTTCAGACGGGCCTGGACATGTTCTGGCCTAAGCAGGGGAACGCGCCTGTCTCCGCAGGATTTTGAGTCCCTCTCGTTGTCGTGTGTTACTGATGGAAgtaaggctggacgataattcaataacgatatacatcgatcgatagacgtataccgtcaataaaaagtttaatagaataaaagttttaatatttcagtcattaaatcctcccaaccaatcacaacgcagacccaggaagctccgcccccttcaacgagttcagagagcatgcgttcttttttgttttgttttttttaaacttgcagttttggtaaaaagttggttgactaaagggttgagttttaattctgtgtttgtgtgttctgtatttaaaaagtaGGTCGCTAcgtaacagcataaaatggccaagaCTGCACttagaatatatattttgattttgttgataattatcggtattgatcaatatgatttctattttatctttttttatatatatatttttatctattttttttttttttctatatcgtccagccctagatgGTAGGCTTTGGTCCCAGCTCTCATTCACCAGATCCCTCTGTGTAGTTCTGGGATTTCTGCTCACCGTTCTCTGATCATTTTGACCCCGCGGGATGGGATCATGTGTGGAGCCCCAGAGATTATCAATAATGTTGTTTGTCTTCCATTTTCTCACAGTAGCTCCCACGGTTGATTTCTTCACACCAACCTGCTGCCTATTGTAGATTCACCCTTCCCAGCTTGGTGCAGGTCTACAATTTTCTTCCTGGTGTCTGTCGTTGTCAGCTCTTTGGTCTTGTCCTCGGTTGAGTTTGGAGTCTGACTGTTTGAGGCTGTGGACAGGTGTCTTTATACAGATAACTAGTTCACACAGGTGGCGAGTGGAGGGCAGAAGAGCTTCTTTAAGAAGAAGTTACAGGTCTGTGAGCGCCAGACATCTTGCTTGTTTGTGAGTGACCACAGACTTATTTTGCACCATAATACACAAATAAACTCTTTAATAATCCTACAATgtgatttctgttttgttttttgtcttattttgtcTCTCATAGTTGAAGTGTACCTATAATGAAAATTGCAGACCCCTCTCATATATCTAAGTAGGAGAACTTGCACAATCAGTGGCTGACTAAATGCTTATTTTGCCCCCTGTTTagatatctttttttaaagactaatactggggggggggggggggggttgttttttaaagtgtttgaatccattttaTGGCTCCATACCCTTCTTTTTTATATaggtaactaaaaaaaatatggttagACATTAATTTGTGAAAATTGTTAATAAAGAACTAAGAATCGTTTTCACAGGGCTGTAAAAGTGTCACGGCTGAGTGGGAACAAATCATCCCCAACTAATGACATAATAATAAGGCCGTTTCCTCATAGTTCTTGCTTTATTATCTTCTGCAGGAACTACGAAGACCCACCAGATGGCGCTTCTGCCCGATGCCTCCACTCAGTTGAGTTGAAAACGTggaaaaagggaagaaattagatttttttttttttggggggggggggcatttaaATAGCTTTACTTGCTATTTAAATGCTGCCACAaagtaaaatcttaaaataaatccacTTCTGGGGATGATCTAGCTGTTTATGCCACTGAACACAATCCTGTATAGACTGGATATTGTACATATATTCATTCCTCTGTGAGGTGAAAGTGTTCACTGAGCCAGGCTATAATTTCTGGATCATTGCTGTGTGTGAGGAGGGGTTTTATTTGCTCTGCAGAGAAGTGTCTATGggtttaaactaaaaaaaagaagaaaaaaaaagcttacaaacacagttttaagacTGATATGTACAATCAGAggatgtaaaagtaaaatgctTTCTAAATGATCAAAGTACAATATCAACTACAAATAGATACACTATCTCTGTGTTACATTAAATCATTATGTAATGTTGGGTCCATTCGGTTAAAAACTATGACTGAGTACAAGTCACATTGTATATTTCTAGATTCATGCTGAAAAATATTCCTCCTGTATGAGTTTTGTTCAatgacagacataaaaataagcaaagatATGGCTGAGTTCTACtcagagaagcagaaagatttttttaatctacaaaCTTTTGGTCAGCTATTAGACTGAACCGTCAGTTTTGATGATGTTAATTGTACTCTTAAAACTTATAGTAGGATGCTAATATGGACTCATCCAGTTCTGGGCCATTTCAAACCTGCAGGGTTGATGCAGCCTCTTGGGTCAGGTTTTCGATGTTTAGAAATGGATTAAAGAGAGTAATGTCCAACATGTCTGccaaagagttaaaaaaataatgctaCATGACTTGGATAATAAGTAACTGGGTTGgcattcttgatttttttttttttttatttggctttaTTCTATACTAAAACtgatgtggtaaaaaaaaaaaaaggcatcagcTTGGAGGAAATTGCAAGCTGGGGGTAAGAATGTCTCGATaagctaaaaacatttttggagaAAAATGATTTTGGTCAAAGCAGAAAATTATCCAATTTTTCCTAATATTCTTAAAATATGCCGATTACTACAGTCAATGTTATTCATGACGTTGTCTTAttcatgtttcctttttaaagtgtAATGTATTGACATGTATTATTAACTTTTAATCAATGCATTGAAACCGTTGCTGTTTCTGCTCCTTGTGGGGTGAAAGCTATAaactggttaattagtcaggctGTCTAACCCTTGACGTCACTTTCAGCTTGACGCCCACTCACCTGTGTGTCCATAAATAAAAGTTACACCTTAAAACACCTTTTTTGAGCTCCTGTgatctgtgtttgttgtgctGAAGCTCTTCCCTCAGAGGTGCCCAGCTCAGTTTTAGAGCAGACTTTATCAGACAGGCTTTATCAGGCCCTCTAACAGTCCTCTCCATGTAAGCTGTCGGAGCACACCGCCCACACGCCGAGCACACTCTCATAAACAACACGCAGAGATTAGACATCCCCGGGGGTTAATATTTAAATGCTACTGCATCTTTAGAGAAATGtggacaaaagaaaaatgccttcAGCGCTTTAAACCTTCCTGATGTGTTCTTAACATTGTGTTGCattctgtttaaaatgtaattacagtATTATACTCAGAAAAAACGTGAGAAATCCGATACACAAGTAAGTAATCAATGAAAACACTAAGTGTGGTCGGAGTAATAAAGGAATATTTGTGGGGGGAAAAGGCATTTTCTAGTGTTTAAATAGTATTATAAAGCCTAAGAAACACTTTTAttccttggcttttaacacatGTTGAGACTTTTGCTCTTATTCCGTTTATATTTCTATTGTAATCTTTGTTTTTTccgtttaaaatgttaattgatTATTGTCTGTACAAcactgctgttgttttaaagtgcttcataaataaagtagtacaggactgtctcagaaaattagaatattgtgataaagttctttattttctgtaatgcaatacattttttttacttggtctgaggaaatattctaatattttgagaaagGATATTTGGgcttcttaagctgtaagccataatcagcgatattaaaacaataaaaggcttgcgatatttcagttgatttgtaatgaatccagaatgtatgacatttcatgttttttaattgcattacagaaaataaagaactttatcacaatattctaattttctgagacagtcctgtagtagtagtagtataatGTCTGCTGCAAAATCAGGAGAGCTCTGTGTGGCTACATGGATTCACACGAAGGCCTTCAGCAACAACATGAAAACAATCATGGGAGCACCTCAGACGGCTCTACCAAACCCATAATTATGTACTCAAAACGACATCCGGCTCCCTCTGCCATGCTAACAAGCTTCTGGCatcctttttttgtctgacattTGACCTCTCTAATATGTAGCTCAGTTAAACTAGTTTATTCCCTGCCTCCGAAGTAGCATTTAAGCATGCGCTCAGTAGGGCTGGGATTGGGTCTTCGGGGAAGATCATTTTGAACCCTCTGACCCAAGCTTTTAGCGCTCAGATGAAAGAATGATTTGTTAGGTTGCTCAGAAGCAACCGGGG
It encodes:
- the LOC105929214 gene encoding transcription factor Adf-1, with amino-acid sequence MDDERLIFEVENRTVLYDTAHPLYKDNSQKEREWVKIADVLGTSTEKCKSRWRNLRDVFVKKNRSVQPPRGSAKVAQKEWKFQGIMSFLLPYVQPRPSNGSLCPKPTEDLDREGTDAEERPSGTSTPSTSTEAEVMSPSPAAPPAKKTAKKRKGAVTPVEERILSILENLTSTNTDDESYYFALSTVPMLSKLSCHKKRRAKRAILQILEELMDEPDAQQTDGPASTWGHNYPAHLSSPTSPVIKVEDFHSS